The stretch of DNA TAAACTTTGGTATTGTTTAATTTACACTCATGGCATTTTTCAACATTCCCAAGACTCTCCATCCATTGAGAATACAATTCATTCAGCTCGTTTTTACTGCTGACTTTATCAAGCTCTTCAATTTTGTTAATTAATTGTTTGTCCCAATCGAATTTTCCTTTGGCGACATTAGGATGGTAATATTTTAAAAATCCCCATACTTTACCAAAGGATTTAAGCTTTTGAGTTTGCGAAATATTTTGAGCGAAAAAAATATTTACATTGAAAAATAATAGAATGATTATGGAAATCGCTCTCATAAAGCTTGATGATTGTTTTAGACTTTCAAAGATATAAATCTATCCATTAAAGTTTATAGTAGAGGGATTAATACCTAAGATTAAATTTCCCTAACTTTGTTTACCAATACTTCAGTTTTCAAATGCAGAATAAATTAAAGATCATCAACGATCCAGTTCATGGATTTATTAAAATCCCCCACGAAATTTTATTTGATGTCATTGAACATCCTTACTTTCAAAGACTAAGAAGAATTTCTCAAACGGGACTTCTTAATTTAATTTTCCCCGGAGCTACTCACACCAGGTTTCACCATGCGCTTGGGGCTATGCATTTAATGTTTACAGCCTTAGAAACATTAAAGCAAAAAGGAGTTAAAATTTCTGAGGAAGAAGAAAAAGGGGCGATGCTGGCAATTTTGATGCATGATATTGGGCATGGTCCGTTTTCGCATGCATTAGAAAGTATGTTGATGGACGACTGGCATCATGAAAATCTGTCCTTATTATTAATGAATGAATTAAATGAGGTGTTTGGAGGGCAGCTGTCGTTAGCTATTGAGATGTTTCAGGGAAAATACCATAGAAAGTTTTTCAATCAGTTGATATCTTCACAGCTGGATGTCGATCGGCTGGATTATTTAAAAAGAGATAGTTTTTTTACCGGGGTCTCTGAGGGAAATATTAATACCCAGAGAATTATATCCATGATGAATGTTTGTAAAGAAGGAGAGTTGGTAATTGATGCTAAAGGAATATATTCAATAGAAAACTTTCTGACTGCAAGAATGTTCATGTATTGGCAGGTATATTATCACAAAACATCGGCACTGGCTGAATTTCTCCTGGTCAAAATTTTAGAAAGAGCAAAATACCTTGTCTCACAGGGTGCAGATCTTCCAGCGACTGAAAATTTGAAATACTTTTTAAACAGAGAGAAGAGTGCTGCTACTGATGAAGATATTAAAAGATTTACCCAGCTGGATGATAATGATGTTATTCAGGCCATGAAAAGCTGGCAAAATTCTGATGATTTCATTTTATCTTACTGGTGTACTTGTGTGGTAAAGAGAGACCTTCCTAAAACAATTATTTCATCGCATCCTTTTGAGCCCAAGTTTATTGAGGAAAAAATAAAAAATACCAATGAGTTTTTTGGAATTAATAACGGAGAAGAATTGGTACATGAGATCAAAAGAAAACTCTTGCCATATGATGCAAAAAAACAGCCTATTTATTTATTGCAGAAAAATGGTGAAAAAATTAGACTGGACGAGTCAGAAGATCAGCTTTTATCAGGGTTAATCGTCAATAAGACCACCATATATATTTTGACATTCCCCAGAAATTTCACCAAGATAATTTCTTAAATAATATTAAAATTATCTATCCTAAAACTAAAAAATGTTTACGAATAATAGAATTTCTTATCTTTGCAGAATATGGAATTTACAGCTTCGCAAATTGCAGGTTTTATTAACGGCAAAATAATAGGTGATGAGAATGCACTTATTACTGGAGTTTCACCAATCGAGAATGGGGAATCAGGACATCTTTCTTTTATAGCTCAAGATAGGTTTTCTCATTATTTGGATACTTCAAAGTGCTCAGTAATTATTGCTTCTGAAAAACTTTTAGTAAAAGATACTTACAATCCTACTATCATTGCCGTAAAAGATGCTTATCTGTCTTTTCAGGTCCTGATGAATTTATATCAGGAAATGCAGGGAAGAAAAGAAGGTATTGAAGATGGATCATCTATTCATGATACTGCAGTGATTGCTGATAAAGTTTATATAGGAGCATTTACTTATATTTCAGAAAAAGCAAAAATCGGTGAGGGTACACAAATTTATCCGCACGTATACATAGGTAAAGGAGTGAAAATAGGAAAAAACTGTAAAATAGACAGTGGAGCACGAATCTATGATTATTGTATCATTGGAGATAACTGTGTGATTCATTCTAATACCGTAGTTGGTGGAGATGGGTTTGGATTCCAGCCTACACCTGATGGATTTAAAAAAATTCCTCAACTTGGAAATGTCATTATTGAAGATGATGTGGAAATCGGTTCCAACTGTAGTATAGACAGAGCAACTATTGGCTCTACTATAATTGGAAGAGGAACTAAAATAGATAATCTTATCCAAATTGCACACAACGTCAAGATCGGTCAGAACAATGTTATTGCAGCCCAGGCAGGAATTGCAGGGTCTACAACTATTGGTGACTGGAATCAGATCGGTGGGCAGGTAGGAGTCGTAGGACATATAAAAATTGGAAATCAGGTGAAAATTCAGGCTCAGAGTGGTGTGAATTCAAGCGTGAATGACAAAGAAACATTATATGGTTCGCCGGCAATTAGTTACAATGACTATCTTAGAAACTACGTTCATTTCAGGAACTTTACTGAAATTGTTAAAAGAATAAATAATCTTGAGAATACCTCAAAAGATCATACTAATGAGTGATATGCAAAAAACACTTCAGGAAGAAGTAACACTTTCTGGAATTGGCCTTCATACTGGTAAAGAAGTAAAACTTACCATTAAACCTGCTAAAGAAAATACGGGTTTTGTCTTTGTAAGAACCGACCTTGAGGGACATCCCCAGGTTGAAGCTGATGTCAACTACGTTGTAGCAACTGAGCGGGGAACAACTTTAGAAAAATTAGGAGTAAAAATCAATACTTGTGAACATCTACTTGCAGCCTTAGTAGGCTGTGATGTCGATAATGCAATATTGGAAATGGATGCTTCCGAACCTCCGATTATGGATGGGTCTTCAAAGTTTTTTGTTGAGGCTATTGAAAGTGTTGGCGTTACAGAGCAAACTATTGCCAGAGAATATCTGATCATAAAAGAAGTTCTTAGCTATACAGATCCTGCAACGGGTTCTGAAATCACCATTATTCCATCAGATAATTACGAGATTACAACAATGGTAGATTTTGGGACTAAAGTATTAGGTACCCAAAATGCTACTCTTAAGCATATTTCAGAATTTAAAGAGGAGATTTCATCAGCAAGAACATTCAGCTTCTTACATGAATTAGAAATGCTCTTAGACCATGGTCTTATCAAAGGAGGCGATATTTCTAATGCTATTGTCTACGTTGATAAAGATTTAACTCCTGAAACAACAGAAAAATTAAAAAAAGCATTTGGTAAAGACAATGTGTCTATCAGACCGAATGGTATTCTTGACAACCTGAATTTAAACTATCCTAACGAAGCAGCAAGGCATAAATTACTTGATGTGATTGGAGATTTAGCTTTAGCCGGTGTCAAAATAAAAGGAAAAGTAATTGCTAACAAACCAGGACATTTTGTTAATACTCAATTTGCAAAAAAATTGAACCGTCAATGGAAATTACAAAAAAAGAAAAATGTTCCTGACTTTGATTTAACTAAGGAACCGGTTTTTGATATCAACGGAATTATGAAGTTGATGCCTCACAGGCCTCCTTTTTTATTAATAGATAAAATTCTTGAATTATCCGATTCTCATGTTGTGGGTCTTAAAAATGTTACAATGAACGAACCTTTCTTTGTTGGACATTTCCCTAAAGAGCCAGTAATGCCTGGAGTTCTTCAGGTAGAAGCATTAGCACAGACCGGGGGTATTTTAGTATTGGCGAGCGTTCCGGATCCTGAAAATTACTCTACTTATTTCATTAAAATGGATAAAGTGAAATTCAAGAGAAAAGTCGTGCCAGGAGATACGATGATTTTCAAAATTGAATTGATTGAGCCTATCAGAAGAGGTATTGTTCATATGCAGGGATACGGATATGTAGGAGATACTGTAGCTGTAGAAGCAGAACTAATGGCTCAAGTTGCAAAAAATAAAGTTGATTAAATGATCCATCAATTAGCAGCCGTAGATAAACGCGCAAAAATAAGTAAAAATGTTATTGTAGAGCCTTTTACTACAATTGCTGGGGACGTAGAGATTGGAGAAGGAACCTGGATCGGCCCGAACGTTACCATTATGGATGGAGCGAGAATTGGTAAAAACTGTAGAATCTTTCCTGGAACTGTAATTTCTGCAATTCCTCAGGACTTGAAATTTGATGGTGAAGATACTCAGGTAATTATCGGAGATGAAACAACAATCAGAGAATGTGTAACCGTAAATAGAGGAACGAAAGCATTGGGATTTACCAAAATAGGTAAAAACTGTCTGATTATGGCAACTTCTCATATTGCTCACGATTGTGTTATCGGAGATCATGTTATTATTGTAAACGGTTGTGGTATTGCAGGACACGTGGAGATAGGTGATTATACTGTAATGGGAGGACTAAGTGCTGTTCATCAATTTGGGAAAATCGGTAAGCATGTAATGATTTCCGGTGGAACATTGGTAAGAAAAGATATTCCTCCATATGTAAAAGTTGCGAGAGAACCGATGTCGTACGCGGGAATCAATTCGGTAGGTTTGAGAAGAAGAGGATTTACCAATGAGAAAATTTTCGAAATTCAAAAAATTTACAGAGCTATTTTTCAAATGAAAATGAACGTTTCTCAGGCAATTACGCATATTGAGAAAGAAATGCTTCCAACGGCTGAAAGAGATGAAATTCTTCAGTTTATCCAAAACTCTCCAAGAGGTATTGTAAAAGGATACGGTACTGGTAAAGAGAGTAACTAATAAAAATAAAAAGATAATATAAAATTAATGGCAACAAGTAACGATATTAGAAAAGGCCTTTGCATTGAGTACAGTAATGATATTTTCAAGGTAATTGAATTTCTTCACGTAAAACCAGGAAAAGGACCTGCTTTTGTAAGAACAAAACTAAAGTCAGTAACTAATGGAAAGGTTATCGATAATACTTTTTCTGCAGGTCATAAAATTGATGAGGTAAAAGTTATTACAAGAAAATTCCAGTATCTTTATGATGATGAGAATGGATTTCACTTCATGAACAATGATGATTTCTCTCAATTATACATCAATAAAGAAATGATTGAAAATGCTCAGTTTATGAAAGCTGGAGAAGAAGTTACCATCATTTTGAAAGAAGCTGATGAAACTCCACTTTCAGCTGAACTTCCACAGTCTGTATTTTTAGATGTTATCGAGGCAGACCCAGGGGTAAAAGGAAACACTGCTACTAACGCTCTTAAAAATGCTATCGTTGAAACCGGAGCCAGAGTAATGGTTCCATTATTCATTGAGCCTGGAGACAGGATTAAAGTAAGTACTGAAGATGGTTCTTACTTAGAAAGAGTAAAATAATAATACAATTTACAAAAATTCGGTTTGCCTTTGCAGGCCGAATTTTGTTTTTTATAAGAAAATTAAATTTTTATGAGATTCCATTCTCCACAAAAACTTAAAACAATTGCTGACCTTATCGGAGCTAAATTTGTTGGTGCTGAAGATTTTGAAGTGTTGGGAACTAATGAAATTCACAGAGTAAAAGCCGGGGAGATCGTATTTGTAAATCACCCGAAATACTATGATAAAGCTCTTAATTCTGAAGCTACCATTATTCTTATTGACAAAGAAGTAGAGTGCCCGGAGGGGAAAGCTCTTCTTGTTTCCGATGACCCCTTTAGAGATTTCAATAAAATCAACACCCATTTTACCAGAATATATAACTTTACAGAAGAGCTTCATGATGTAGAAATAGGAGAAGGAAGTAAAATCCATTCTTCAGCAGTTCTTGGGAATAACATCAAAATAGGAAAAAATGTACTGATCTTTCCTAATGTTGTGATTGGTGACCGTACGATTATTGGTGATAATGTAATCATTCAGTCCGGAACTGTATTAGGAGGTGATGCTTTTTATTACCGTAAGCTTGATGGCAATTTTGACCGCTTAATTTCTGTTGGAAACGTTATAATAGAAGATAATGTAGAGATCGGAAATAACTGTACCATTGATAGAGGGGTTACAGATTCTACTATAATAGGAGCAGGTTCGGTCTTAGATAACCAGATTCAGATAGGACACGATACAGTTATTGGAAAAAGATGTTTGATTGCATCTCAGGTAGGAATTGCAGGATGCTGTATTTTTGAGGATGAAGTTACCATCTGGGGACAGGTAGGCGTTGCTTCAGGATTTACCATTGCAAAAGGGACTGTTCTTCTTGCTAAAACAGGAGTGAACAGAAATCTCGAAAAAGGAACTTATTTTGGTATGTTTGCAGAAGATTTTAAAAGTTATTTGAAAAAAGAAGTAAAACTGAGAAGATTATTATAATGAAGAAATTATTAGCACTGTTTCTTTTTATACATGCAATAGGTTTTGCTCAGAAATCACAAATTGAATCCAGGATAACATTGAGTGATGAGAGAGTAATAAATGCTAAAATTCCTTTTATTACTAATCTTTTTGATAGTAATCAAATTGATGAGATAACCATTTCTGACAGGAAAATAAAAATTTTGGAAAATGGGCAGATTATTAAATATCCAGCTTCTGAAATTCAAAAAATAGAATTTACAGACCTTAAAAATAAGCCAAAGGTTTTTATTTATTTCCCTTCGGAATCTACAAAAACTCTGGTAGAACTTGTATATGACGGGCAAAAAATAAAATGGCTGAAGGCCTATCGTCGTCATGGTTATGATGGATCTACTCTTACATCAGATGTATTATACAAAGGTACTGTAAGACAGCCTATGAGTATTTTGATCAATAACAGGAAGAAATTAAAAGAATTAATGGCTGATAAACCCGGGCTGGAACCACTTATTGAGAACATTAATTATAACAGACTTAAGGAGCAGGATTTAATCGATCTGTTGAAAAAATATGATGAATAAAATCAGATTCAAAAATTTTTTTAACGACAAATAATCATTATTTTTGTCTGTCGTATAAACTGAAAATAAATAAATTAAAACAACAATAAAATGTCAATTTTAGTAAACAAAGATTCTAAAGTAATTGTACAAGGATTTACAGGGAATGAAGGTACTTTCCATGCAAGCCAGATGATTGAATACGGAACTAATGTAGTAGGTGGAGTTACTCCGGGAAAAGGAGGAAGCGAGCACTTAGGAAAGCCTGTATTTAACACGGTTGCTGATGCTGTTGAAAAAGCAGGAGCTAATGTAAGTATTATTTTCGTACCCCCTGCATTCGCTGCTGACGCTATTATGGAAGCTGCTGAAGCTGGAATTAAAGTTATCGTATGTATTACTGAAGGAATTCCTGTAGCCGATATGGTAAAAGTAAAATCTTACATTGCTGACAGAGACTGCAGATTAATCGGACCAAACTGTCCTGGAATTATTACATCTGAAGAAGCTAAAATTGGTATTATGCCAGGTTTCGTTTTCAAAAAAGGTAAAGTAGGTATCGTTTCTAAATCTGGTACTCTTACTTACGAAGCTGCTGATCAGGTGGTAAGAGCTGGTTTCGGTATTTCTACAGCTATCGGTATCGGTGGTGACCCAATTATCGGAACAACTACAAAAGAAGCATTAGAATTATTCATCAACGACCCTGAAACTGAAGCGGTAGTAATGATCGGTGAAATCGGTGGTGGTTTAGAGGCTGAAGCTGCAAGATGGTATAAAGCAAGTGGTTCTACAAAACCAGTAGTTGGTTTTATCGCAGGACAAACTGCTCCTAAAGGAAGAACTATGGGACACGCTGGTGCTATTGTAGGTGGTGCTGAAGATACCGCTCAGGCAAAAATGGAAATTATGAGAGAAAACGGAATTAATGTTGTAGATTCTCCAGCTGACATTGGTGTTACTGTTGCTAAAGTGTTAGGATAATCTAAAACAAATATAATATGAAAAAACTTTTATTAACCTCAGCTTTAGCGTTCTCTACCTTATCTTTTGCGCAGATTAATTTTAGCAACACAAGATTTGGTATTACAGCAGGAGGTAACTATTCCCGAGTGCAAAATGCACATAACCCATCTGGCCCAAGATATGCCGTACAGGCAGGTGCTTTAGCTTTAATCCCTGTAGGAAAAGGAAACCAATTCTACATTCAGCCTGAAGTATTATATTATGGAGCCGGAGAAACCGGAAAAGATAAAGATGTTAAAGGAAGAGATGGTTATAATGCTGTTTATGCAAATAACTACCTGAGTGTTCCTCTTTATTTCAAAGGATATTTTTCTGAAGCAGAATCTGAATTCTTTGGAATGGTAGGACCTAGATTTAACTTCTTATTAAATCAGAATGTTAAAAATGCTCCGGCAGCAAGACCTTTTTATGACCCGGATGTAACTGATCCTAATAACCCTGAAGTTAGTGGAAAAGCGAATAATTTCAATTTTGCAATAGGTTTAGGAATTGGATATAGCTACAAAAGACAGTTAGAACTAGCTTTAAAATATGATTTTGGAGTGTCTAATACATATCCAGGACTTGCAAAAGAACCTAATGGAACTAGCAAAAGCAAGTCTGAGCAAGTTCTTAGCGTAAGTT from Chryseobacterium piperi encodes:
- a CDS encoding HD domain-containing protein, whose product is MQNKLKIINDPVHGFIKIPHEILFDVIEHPYFQRLRRISQTGLLNLIFPGATHTRFHHALGAMHLMFTALETLKQKGVKISEEEEKGAMLAILMHDIGHGPFSHALESMLMDDWHHENLSLLLMNELNEVFGGQLSLAIEMFQGKYHRKFFNQLISSQLDVDRLDYLKRDSFFTGVSEGNINTQRIISMMNVCKEGELVIDAKGIYSIENFLTARMFMYWQVYYHKTSALAEFLLVKILERAKYLVSQGADLPATENLKYFLNREKSAATDEDIKRFTQLDDNDVIQAMKSWQNSDDFILSYWCTCVVKRDLPKTIISSHPFEPKFIEEKIKNTNEFFGINNGEELVHEIKRKLLPYDAKKQPIYLLQKNGEKIRLDESEDQLLSGLIVNKTTIYILTFPRNFTKIIS
- the lpxD gene encoding UDP-3-O-(3-hydroxymyristoyl)glucosamine N-acyltransferase, with the translated sequence MEFTASQIAGFINGKIIGDENALITGVSPIENGESGHLSFIAQDRFSHYLDTSKCSVIIASEKLLVKDTYNPTIIAVKDAYLSFQVLMNLYQEMQGRKEGIEDGSSIHDTAVIADKVYIGAFTYISEKAKIGEGTQIYPHVYIGKGVKIGKNCKIDSGARIYDYCIIGDNCVIHSNTVVGGDGFGFQPTPDGFKKIPQLGNVIIEDDVEIGSNCSIDRATIGSTIIGRGTKIDNLIQIAHNVKIGQNNVIAAQAGIAGSTTIGDWNQIGGQVGVVGHIKIGNQVKIQAQSGVNSSVNDKETLYGSPAISYNDYLRNYVHFRNFTEIVKRINNLENTSKDHTNE
- a CDS encoding bifunctional UDP-3-O-[3-hydroxymyristoyl] N-acetylglucosamine deacetylase/3-hydroxyacyl-ACP dehydratase, which codes for MSDMQKTLQEEVTLSGIGLHTGKEVKLTIKPAKENTGFVFVRTDLEGHPQVEADVNYVVATERGTTLEKLGVKINTCEHLLAALVGCDVDNAILEMDASEPPIMDGSSKFFVEAIESVGVTEQTIAREYLIIKEVLSYTDPATGSEITIIPSDNYEITTMVDFGTKVLGTQNATLKHISEFKEEISSARTFSFLHELEMLLDHGLIKGGDISNAIVYVDKDLTPETTEKLKKAFGKDNVSIRPNGILDNLNLNYPNEAARHKLLDVIGDLALAGVKIKGKVIANKPGHFVNTQFAKKLNRQWKLQKKKNVPDFDLTKEPVFDINGIMKLMPHRPPFLLIDKILELSDSHVVGLKNVTMNEPFFVGHFPKEPVMPGVLQVEALAQTGGILVLASVPDPENYSTYFIKMDKVKFKRKVVPGDTMIFKIELIEPIRRGIVHMQGYGYVGDTVAVEAELMAQVAKNKVD
- the lpxA gene encoding acyl-ACP--UDP-N-acetylglucosamine O-acyltransferase, with the translated sequence MIHQLAAVDKRAKISKNVIVEPFTTIAGDVEIGEGTWIGPNVTIMDGARIGKNCRIFPGTVISAIPQDLKFDGEDTQVIIGDETTIRECVTVNRGTKALGFTKIGKNCLIMATSHIAHDCVIGDHVIIVNGCGIAGHVEIGDYTVMGGLSAVHQFGKIGKHVMISGGTLVRKDIPPYVKVAREPMSYAGINSVGLRRRGFTNEKIFEIQKIYRAIFQMKMNVSQAITHIEKEMLPTAERDEILQFIQNSPRGIVKGYGTGKESN
- the efp gene encoding elongation factor P, giving the protein MATSNDIRKGLCIEYSNDIFKVIEFLHVKPGKGPAFVRTKLKSVTNGKVIDNTFSAGHKIDEVKVITRKFQYLYDDENGFHFMNNDDFSQLYINKEMIENAQFMKAGEEVTIILKEADETPLSAELPQSVFLDVIEADPGVKGNTATNALKNAIVETGARVMVPLFIEPGDRIKVSTEDGSYLERVK
- a CDS encoding UDP-3-O-(3-hydroxymyristoyl)glucosamine N-acyltransferase — its product is MRFHSPQKLKTIADLIGAKFVGAEDFEVLGTNEIHRVKAGEIVFVNHPKYYDKALNSEATIILIDKEVECPEGKALLVSDDPFRDFNKINTHFTRIYNFTEELHDVEIGEGSKIHSSAVLGNNIKIGKNVLIFPNVVIGDRTIIGDNVIIQSGTVLGGDAFYYRKLDGNFDRLISVGNVIIEDNVEIGNNCTIDRGVTDSTIIGAGSVLDNQIQIGHDTVIGKRCLIASQVGIAGCCIFEDEVTIWGQVGVASGFTIAKGTVLLAKTGVNRNLEKGTYFGMFAEDFKSYLKKEVKLRRLL
- the sucD gene encoding succinate--CoA ligase subunit alpha; translated protein: MSILVNKDSKVIVQGFTGNEGTFHASQMIEYGTNVVGGVTPGKGGSEHLGKPVFNTVADAVEKAGANVSIIFVPPAFAADAIMEAAEAGIKVIVCITEGIPVADMVKVKSYIADRDCRLIGPNCPGIITSEEAKIGIMPGFVFKKGKVGIVSKSGTLTYEAADQVVRAGFGISTAIGIGGDPIIGTTTKEALELFINDPETEAVVMIGEIGGGLEAEAARWYKASGSTKPVVGFIAGQTAPKGRTMGHAGAIVGGAEDTAQAKMEIMRENGINVVDSPADIGVTVAKVLG
- a CDS encoding porin family protein; its protein translation is MKKLLLTSALAFSTLSFAQINFSNTRFGITAGGNYSRVQNAHNPSGPRYAVQAGALALIPVGKGNQFYIQPEVLYYGAGETGKDKDVKGRDGYNAVYANNYLSVPLYFKGYFSEAESEFFGMVGPRFNFLLNQNVKNAPAARPFYDPDVTDPNNPEVSGKANNFNFAIGLGIGYSYKRQLELALKYDFGVSNTYPGLAKEPNGTSKSKSEQVLSVSLSYIFN